The Agrococcus sp. ProA11 genomic sequence TGCTGCGCGAGCCCATCCTCATCGCGCCAGCGACCCGTGTTGTCGACGACGATCGCGCGCTGGATGCCGTACTCGGTGTAGTCGACCGCCGTGGGGTCATCCGAGTAGATGACCTGGATGAGGGTGCCGTTCGCGAGGATCGTGTTCTGCTCGCGGTCGACGTCGATGGTGCCGAGGAAGGCGCCGTGGACGGAGTCGCGGCGCAGCAGGCTGGCGCGCTTCTCGAGGTCGTCGTCACCGCTCCTGCGCACGACGATGGCCCGCAGGCGCAGGCCGAGGCCGCTGCCGGCATGGCCGATGAGGATGCGCGCGAGCAGCCGACCGATGCGGCCGAAGCCGTAGAGCACGACGTCGGTCGGCTCGTCCTGCGACCACGAGGGCAGGTCGGCGAGCTGCTGCCGCACCCAGTCCTCGAAGCCGTCCGCGGGCGCGTCGACCAGCAGCCTGCCGAGATCGAGCGAGACGCCGCGCAGCTCGATCTCATCGGCGATGCGCAGCACCGCCATCGAGTCCTCGACGTCGAGCACGCGCTCGCCCACGCGGCGCGCCCACTTGTGTGCCTTCAGGATGTCGATCGGCGACTGATTCACCAGCTTCTTGCCATGCACGTGCGTGACGACGTCACGCTCGCGGTAGAGGCGACCGAGGATCGGCACGGCCTGCTCGGCAAGGGCGACGCGGTCGAGCCACGCCTGGTGGGCGCTGTCGACGGGCAGGGGTTCAGCGGTTGGCACATCTTCACGATAGGCAAGCGAGTGGGCGCCACTCGGCCAGATCGCGCGTGAGGTTGCCACCAACGTGACAGAGGTGAAAATTCAGCGGAACTTTCGCCCTCTGTCAGGACACGTAGGCCTTGCCGAGCTTCCAGTAGCCGGTGAAGGTGATGCGCTGCTTGTCCATCCCGCGGTCGCGCACGAGGTGGCGCCGCGTGCCCGTGGCGAGCAACTGCTCTCCCGCGGAGTACGCATAGCCGAGGTCGCCGGAGAGCCGGAGCCCGCGCAGCTCCTCGAGCCCCGCCTCCCCCGCTCGGGCGCTGCCGCGCTCGATCCAGCGCACGTCGACGCCAGCGGGACGATGGAAGGGCTGGATGTCGTCGTGGTGGCCCACCTCGATGACGGCGACGCCGCGCACCGAGCGCTCGAGTGAGCCGCAGATCCCGGCGATCGCCGGCATCGCCGACTCGTCACCGACCAGCAGCACGTCACCGGGCAGTCCGTCGTCGTTGTACAGCAGGCCCTCGTCGAGCAGCACGGCGCGCTCGCCGCGCTCGGCTCGACCCGCCCACGCGGCGCCCGGGCCCGGATCCTCGTGGCAGACGAAATCGATGTCGAGCTCGCCCGCCTCCAGCCGGATGTCGCGCACCGTGTAGTTGCGCACCCAGGGCCGGCTCGACGCCTGCATCGCCAGGTACTGCGGGAACCACGTGCTCGGGCTCGTCGGCAAGCACAGCTCCTGCTGCCCCTCCCGGCGCATGAAGAAGCGGAACCACTGGTCGAAGCCCTGCGGTGTCATCGCGGAGACCTCGTCGCCGCCCAGCGTCACGCGGCGGATGTGCGGCGACAGCTGCTGGTTCGTCAGCACCTCGAGCTCGATGAACCTGGGTGCGACCGCTGCCACGCGCTCCGGTCCCGCCATCCGCTTCCTCCGATGCGCCTTCGATCCGCCGCCGACCTCGAGGTGAGGCAAGCCTTACCTGACCAATGTAGCAACGTCTCCGCAGCGGTGCACCCGCGTAGCATCGTCAGCAGCATGCAACTCTCTCCCGCGCGCAGGCTCCTGGCGCTCTTCACCCTGGCCCTCGGCGGCTTCGGCATCGGCACGACCGAGTTCGCCACCATGGGGATCCTGCCGCTGGCTGCGACCGAGCTCGTGCCCGGCTTCGAGGCCGACCCGGCCACCGGTATCGCACAGGCGGGCTGGATGATCTCGGCGTATGCGCTCGGCGTCGTGGTGGGCGCGCCGCTGGTCTCGGTCTTGGCGGCGCGGATGTCGCAGCGCACGCTCGTGCTGCTGCTGGTCGCCGGCTTCACCGTCGCCAACCTCGCGAGCGGCCTGATGCCGAGCTTCGAGCTCACGATGCTGGCCCGCTTCGTCTCCGGACTCCCGCACGGCGCCTACTTCGGCGTCGCGTCGCTGCTGGCGGCGCGCATCATGGGCCCTGGCAGGCAGGGCGCGGGCGTGGCGCTGGCCCTCTCCGGCCTCACGATCGCGAACATCATCGGTGTGCCGCTGGGCACCTGGCTCGGCCAGGCAGCGGGCTGGCGCTGGACCTACGTCGCCGTCGCGATCATCTTCCTGACGACGCTGGCCCTCGCCTGGCTGGTGCTGCCGCACGTGCCGGGCGATCCGAACCGCAGCGCCAAGCGCGAGCTGAGCGCCTTCCGCAGCCCGCGGCTGTGGCTCATGGTGGCGGTCGGCTGCATCGGCTTCGGCGGCTTCTTCGCCGTCTACTCCTATGCGGCAGAGATCGTGACGCGCGTCGCCGAGCTGCCGCAGTCGGCGATCGCCTGGCTGCTCGCGACCATCGGCGTCGGCATGACCGTCGGCAATGTGATCGGCGGCTGGGCGGCCGATCGGAGCCTGCGGCGCACGATCACGATCGCGTTCCCGCTCTACATCGTCTCGCTCGCGCTGTTCGCGCTGCTGGGCTCGCATCCGGTGGCCATGTTCGCCATCGCGTTCCTGATCGGCGGCACCGGATCGGTGCTCAACCCCGCCATCCAGGCACGGATCATGCGCATCGCGGGCGATGCCGAGCTGCTGGGCGCCGCCACCAACCATGCGGCGTTCAACGTCGGCAACGCGCTCGGCGCTGCGCTCGGCGGCGCCGTGATCGCGGCCGGCTTCGGCTACCTGGCGCCCGCCTGGATCGGCGTCGCGCTCGCGAGCGCGGGCTTCCTGCTGGCGCTGTGGAGCCTCGCCATCGACCGCGGTGGCCCCGACACGGCCGCGCACTCCATCATCGCGACCGTGCTGGGCCCCACCACCGCCGGCATCGAGGTGGTCGACCATGCACGCGACTGAGGGGCAGCCGCACGCCGGCGCCACCGCGCAGCCGCACGTCGATGCCACCGCGGAGCCGGACGATGCAACGCTCGGCGCCGAGTGGGCGACGATGCTCTGGGACGATCCGATCACCCTGCAGCCGTACGTCGTGCGGGTGCTCATGCGTCGATTCGGCTACAGCCGTGCGCGTGCGCACGAGCTCATGGTGCTGGCCGAGCGCGACGGTCGCACGGCCGTCGCCCACGGTGCGCGCGAGGAGCAGGAGATGCACGTCGTCGGGCTGCATGCCGACGGGCTGATCGCGACGCTCGAGCGGGTCTCCGCGTGAAGGCCTGGCGACGGGATGGCGAAGGCGTGATGTGCGCGATGCTGCCCGATGAGGCCGACATGCTCGCGAACCTCGGCCGCCAGGTGGTCGGGCTGCACCGCGCGGTCATCGATCGGCAGGCGGCGCTCGAGGATCCCGTGATGGAGCGCCTCTACCCCAGCGCCTACGGCAGCATCGAGGATGCCGCGGAGTTCCGCAGGCTCGCGGCCCCCGATATCGCGACCGACCGCATCCAGTCGATGATGCGCATGGTCGTCGACCTGGAGACGGCGCTGCCCGCGGAGGACGACGACCGCGTCGACGCGGACCTGCGGATCACCGTCGACGAGGAGGGCGCGGAGGCGTGGCTGCGGTCGCTCGGCGAGGTGCGGCTGGTGCTCCACGTGCGCACCACCCAGCACCGGTCGGCGCTCGCGCCCGACGTCACCGATGAGGACATCGCGCAGCTGCGCGATGTGGTCGACTGGTTGGGCTTCGCGCAGTCGACGCTGCTGGAGGCGCTCGAGTAGCCGGCACCGCTCCGGCACCCAGCGCAGGAGCAGTCGAGAGTGGAAGAATCGAAGGATGAGGTTCCTGTCGATCCAGTCGCACGTCGCCTACGGGCACGTCGGCAACTCCGCCGCCGTCTTCCCGCTGCAGCGCATCGGCCACGAGGTGTGGCCGGTGCTCACCGTCAACTTCTCGAACCACACCGGCTACGGCGCGTGGGGCGGCCCCGCGATCCCGGCCGCCGACGTGCGCGCCGTCGTGAACGGCATCGCCGATCGCGGCGTGCTCGGCAGCGTCGACGGCGTGCTGTCCGGCTATCTGGGCGGCGAGGACATCGTCGACGTGGTCGTGGATGCCGTGGCGCGCGTGAAGGCGCAGAACCCCGGGGCGACCTTCACCTGCGACCCGGTGATGGGCAACGCGACCTCCGGCTGCTTCGTGGCCCCGACCATCCCGCCGCTCATCCGCGAGCGCGTCGTGCCGCACGCCGACATCATCACGCCGAACCAGTTCGAGCTCGGCTACATGACCCACACCGAGCCCGAGACGCTCGACGCGACGCTCGCGTCGGCGGACCGCGCACGAGACCTGGGCCCCCGCACCGTGCTCGTCACGAGCGTGCTGCGCCCCGACCGCGAGACGCTCGAGGACGGCACCGACACCATCGAGATGCTCGCGGTCGACGACGCCGGCGCTTGGATCGTGCAGACGCCCCGGCTGCCGATCAAGGCGAACGGCTCCGGCGATGCCACGAGCGCGCTCTTCACGGCGCACTATGGCGAGACGGGCTCAGCAGCGACGGCGCTCGAGCGCACGGCGTCGAGCGTGTTCGACCTGCTGCAGGCGACGATCGACTCGGGCGAGCGGGAGCTGCGCATCGTGCAGGCGCAGGACGCCTTCGCGAACCCGCGCATGCAG encodes the following:
- a CDS encoding ATP-dependent Clp protease adaptor ClpS, which encodes MHATEGQPHAGATAQPHVDATAEPDDATLGAEWATMLWDDPITLQPYVVRVLMRRFGYSRARAHELMVLAERDGRTAVAHGAREEQEMHVVGLHADGLIATLERVSA
- the pdxY gene encoding pyridoxal kinase PdxY; its protein translation is MRFLSIQSHVAYGHVGNSAAVFPLQRIGHEVWPVLTVNFSNHTGYGAWGGPAIPAADVRAVVNGIADRGVLGSVDGVLSGYLGGEDIVDVVVDAVARVKAQNPGATFTCDPVMGNATSGCFVAPTIPPLIRERVVPHADIITPNQFELGYMTHTEPETLDATLASADRARDLGPRTVLVTSVLRPDRETLEDGTDTIEMLAVDDAGAWIVQTPRLPIKANGSGDATSALFTAHYGETGSAATALERTASSVFDLLQATIDSGERELRIVQAQDAFANPRMQFSARQVR
- a CDS encoding DUF2017 family protein → MLPDEADMLANLGRQVVGLHRAVIDRQAALEDPVMERLYPSAYGSIEDAAEFRRLAAPDIATDRIQSMMRMVVDLETALPAEDDDRVDADLRITVDEEGAEAWLRSLGEVRLVLHVRTTQHRSALAPDVTDEDIAQLRDVVDWLGFAQSTLLEALE
- a CDS encoding siderophore-interacting protein gives rise to the protein MAGPERVAAVAPRFIELEVLTNQQLSPHIRRVTLGGDEVSAMTPQGFDQWFRFFMRREGQQELCLPTSPSTWFPQYLAMQASSRPWVRNYTVRDIRLEAGELDIDFVCHEDPGPGAAWAGRAERGERAVLLDEGLLYNDDGLPGDVLLVGDESAMPAIAGICGSLERSVRGVAVIEVGHHDDIQPFHRPAGVDVRWIERGSARAGEAGLEELRGLRLSGDLGYAYSAGEQLLATGTRRHLVRDRGMDKQRITFTGYWKLGKAYVS
- a CDS encoding MFS transporter translates to MQLSPARRLLALFTLALGGFGIGTTEFATMGILPLAATELVPGFEADPATGIAQAGWMISAYALGVVVGAPLVSVLAARMSQRTLVLLLVAGFTVANLASGLMPSFELTMLARFVSGLPHGAYFGVASLLAARIMGPGRQGAGVALALSGLTIANIIGVPLGTWLGQAAGWRWTYVAVAIIFLTTLALAWLVLPHVPGDPNRSAKRELSAFRSPRLWLMVAVGCIGFGGFFAVYSYAAEIVTRVAELPQSAIAWLLATIGVGMTVGNVIGGWAADRSLRRTITIAFPLYIVSLALFALLGSHPVAMFAIAFLIGGTGSVLNPAIQARIMRIAGDAELLGAATNHAAFNVGNALGAALGGAVIAAGFGYLAPAWIGVALASAGFLLALWSLAIDRGGPDTAAHSIIATVLGPTTAGIEVVDHARD
- a CDS encoding glyceraldehyde-3-phosphate dehydrogenase, which encodes MPTAEPLPVDSAHQAWLDRVALAEQAVPILGRLYRERDVVTHVHGKKLVNQSPIDILKAHKWARRVGERVLDVEDSMAVLRIADEIELRGVSLDLGRLLVDAPADGFEDWVRQQLADLPSWSQDEPTDVVLYGFGRIGRLLARILIGHAGSGLGLRLRAIVVRRSGDDDLEKRASLLRRDSVHGAFLGTIDVDREQNTILANGTLIQVIYSDDPTAVDYTEYGIQRAIVVDNTGRWRDEDGLAQHLARPGVERVVLTAPGKSPLKNIVFGVNHETIGTDDAIVTAASCTTNAITPVLQIINDAYGIEHGHVETVHSYTNDQNLIDNFHKGARRGRSAALNMVLTETGAAKAVAKALPELEGKLTGNAIRVPTPNVSMAILNLNLEQPVDRDAVNELLRQTSLTGALRAQLDFTDSAEVVSTDFVGNNRAGIVDGLATIATGKHLVLYVWYDNEYGYSSQVIRVIEHMADQMAKARQLQPA